A region from the Antennarius striatus isolate MH-2024 chromosome 22, ASM4005453v1, whole genome shotgun sequence genome encodes:
- the rhno1 gene encoding RAD9, HUS1, RAD1-interacting nuclear orphan protein 1 — MPRKATKTAKPPLLFLESPVRGARVQNVPEVRAAFNPKDFCTEKREHNSTHHSWVSPQFDTSLAAPPVRRGRRKCHSSTGVFQSYSQLPKKNTVCKFPSLTFKTRGRDEPRQQRNTNKKKVTECTAVSDEGNQPQGPCQTKRTVSSTQYTDAPKTQATSIRKRNVKRCCQSVTPSSRYLDQPETQSIQVTEKCAIPDGTSAPEANCFVLPPDVDTPKVLQEGGSYPSFSSEHLLLSRSSSPTCNHSLDILVTDTPERDYGMKVTWRRRRDLMLLLKERDLLSDSEILIHT; from the exons ATGCCCCGCAAAGCGACGAAGACAGCGAAGCCTCCATTGTTGTTTCTGGAGTCGCCTGTGAGGGGCGCTAGAGTCCAGAATGTCCCTGAGGTCAGAGCCGCGTTCAACCCAAAAGATTTCTGCACAGAGAAACGGGAACACAACTCGACTCATCATTCCTGG GTGAGCCCACAGTTTGACACTTCGCTTGCTGCACCTCCAGTGAGgcgaggaagaagaaaatgtcattCTTCCACAGGCGTCTTTCAGAGTTACAGTCAGCTGCCAAAGAAAAACACTGTTTGCAAATTTCCGTCCTTAACCTTtaagacaagaggaagagatgagCCTCGTCAACAAAggaacacaaataaaaagaaagttaCAGAGTGCACTGCTGTGTCTGATGAAGGAAATCAACCACAGGGACCGTGCCAAACCAAGAGGACAGTTTCTAGCACACAGTACACGGACGCACCGAAGACACAGGCAACCTCAATTAGAAAAAGGAACGTGAAGAGATGTTGTCAGAGTGTCACACCCTCCAGCAGATATTTGGACCAACCTGAAACTCAATCAATTcaagtgacggagaaatgtgCAATCCCTGATGGTACTTCAGCACCTGAAGCCAACTGTTTTGTTCTGCCACCTGATGTGGACACTCCAAAAGTATTACAAGAAGGTGGCAGCTATCCCTCTTTCAGTTCTGAACATTTGCTCCTGTCTCGGTCAAGTTCACCAACATGTAATCATTCACTTGACATTTTGGTGACTGACACACCAGAGAGGGATTATGGGATGAAAGTGacatggaggagaaggagggattTGATGTTGTTGCTAAAAGAGAGAGACCTTCTTTCTGATTCGGAAATATTAATTCACACCTGA
- the foxm1 gene encoding forkhead box protein M1 gives MRRSPRRPLILGRRKLPFQQNDPPALESKSQHGSSDSKQPSKSAASQCLPNGVHILDHPSLSDTQVVVIPKTADLNTVIGALTAKGKESGAHGPNKFILLSANGSPDNGSVSQSAPQEGGTSTKNAFGEQLKDEAMSFPDVKPHSGIKKLIRDLDCDPLNDNVAKMQWEDKMSTRPLEPDLSVQMANKENITSNSQTSQLQTTQSDADTAEQSISERPPYSYMAMIQFAINSQKNRRMTLKEIYTWIEDNFPYFRKVAKPGWKNSIRHNLSLHDMFIRETSLDGKVSFWTIEPEANRCLTLDQVYKAGFDSVNASSPVLLLPQQQLKKMHPDSWKSPVSSERKMKPLLPRTDSYLVPIQLPVTSSLFLPSSSSQIPPSHSQQKRSIPKEAKRVRIAPKVARSNTPVMYPQTGKDIKVEVKEEQVCVPIKCKTPDAGPKRQARSSRRKQRLVHSKQEEPVLLCPDNTFFDSGVASDVSVFQDVQDMELDDHQSKQHSPDQELAFKTPIKSSSHLTSSTPSKAPTNVLPETWKVTPVGKGSQDILDFSPIRTPGGPAVTPRHDYTTFSFSMTPFKEWPLFGSPRELLTSAPSRMSGLTDSPMKWLQDSSSGDLLHTGGVNTPNHSITEGLVLDTMNDSLSKILVDISFSALDEEDLGTANISWSEFIPQLK, from the exons ATGAGACGGAGCCCAAGGCGACCCCTGATCCTTGGAAGAAGAAAATTGCCTTTCCAGCAAAATGATCCACCAGCACTTGAATCAAAAAGCCAGCATGGTTCATCAGATTCGAAACAACCTTCAAAATCAGCAGCCAGTCAGTGCTTACCCAATGGTGTCCACATTCTGGATCACCCCTCCTTGTCTGATACACAGGTGGTTGTCATCCCCAAGACAGCAGACCTCAATACTGTCATCGGGGCACTTACTGCCAAAGGAAAAGAGTCAGGTGCCCATGGACCAAACAAGTTCATCCTTCTTAGTGCGAATGGCAGCCCTGACAATGGATCAGTTAGTCAATCTGCTCCCCAAGAAGGTGGCACCTCTACAAAAAATGCATTTGGTGAACAATTGAAAGATGAAGCTATGTCTTTTCCTGATGTTAAACCTCACTCCGGAATCAAGAAAT TGATCAGAGATCTAGATTGTGATCCTTTAAATGACAACGTCGCCAAGATGCAGTGGGAGGATAAAATGAGCACAAGGCCTTTGGAACCAGATCTTTCTGTTCAGATGGCCAACAAAGAGAACATAACCTCAAATTCCCAGACTTCTCAG TTACAAACCACACAAAGTGATGCAGATACTGCCGAACAATCCATTTCAGAGAGACCACCATATTCCTACATGGCCATGATTCAGTTTGCTATCAACAGCCAGAAGAACAGGAGGATGACACTGAAAGAAATTTACACATGGATCGAGGACAACTTTCCTTACTTCAGAAAGGTGGCCAAACCAGGATGGAAG AACTCAATCCGCCACAACCTCTCTCTGCATGACATGTTCATCCGTGAGACTTCACTGGACGGAAAAGTATCGTTCTGGACTATCGAACCCGAAGCCAATCGGTGCCTAACTCTTGATCAGGTGTACAAG GCTGGTTTTGACTCAGTGAATGCTTCTTCGCCAGTGCTTTTACTTCCTCAACAA cAACTAAAGAAAATGCATCCTGATTCATGGAAGTCACCAGTTTCCTCCG agagaaaaatgaaaccTCTCCTTCCACGAACGGATTCCTACTTGGTTCCTATCCAGCTTCCAGTCACCTCGTCCCTCTTCCTGCCATCCTCGTCAAGCCAGATTCCCCCGTCCCACTCGCAGCAGAAACGTAGCATTCCAAAAGAAGCAAAAAGAGTGAGAATTGCTCCTAAG GTGGCACGAAGCAATACCCCAGTAATGTATCCTCAAACGGGCAAAGACATAAAGGTGGAGGTGAAAGAagagcaggtgtgtgttccaATCAAGTGCAAGACCCCAGACGCTGGTCCAAAGCGACAAGCCCGGAGCTCTCGGCGTAAACAGCGCCTGGTTCACTCTAAGCAAGAGGAGCCCGTCCTGCTTTGCCCCGATAATACTTTTTTTGACTCCGGTGTAGCATCCGATGTTTCAGTTTTCCAAGATGTTCAAGACATGGAGCTGGATGATCATCAGAGCAAGCAGCACAGCCCTGATCAAGAGTTGGCCTTTAAGACCCCCATAAAAAGCAGCAGCCACCTGACCTCATCCACACCAAGCAAGGCCCCCACTAACGTCTTACCTGAAACCTGGAAAGTAACCCCTGTCGGCAAAGGAAGCCAAGACATCCTGGACTTCAGTCCCATCCGCACACCAGGTGGCCCCGCAGTCACCCCACGGCACGATTACACCACCTTCAGCTTCAGCATGACTCCCTTTAAAGAGTGGCCTCTGTTTGGCTCTCCAAGGGAGCTGCTCACTTCTGCCCCCTCCAGAATGAGTGGACTAACAGACTCTCCCATGAAGTGGCTCCAAGATAGCAGTTCTGGTGACCTTCTTCATACAGGAGGAGTCAACACCCCAAACCACTCAATCACAGAGGGCCTCGTGCTCGACACAATGAATGACAGCCTGAGCAAGATTCTAGTAGATATCAGCTTCTCAGCTCTGGATGAAGAGGATTTAGGTACAGCCAATATTAGCTGGTCTGAGTTCATCCCTCAGTTGAAGTAA
- the si:ch73-352p4.8 gene encoding cystine/glutamate transporter, with protein sequence MDGTKTERDVKKTEDEVVHLRREINLVSATAFIVGTVVGSGIFIAPKGVLMNSGSVGLSLLVWALCGILSMFGALCYAELGTTFTKSGSHYTYLLETLGPLPAFLRLTTEFVIIRPAVTSYVALAFGRYVVEPFYTPCTAPTVLVKLVSILAVTFVVAVNCWSVTMATRTQVLLTVIKMFALVLIIVPGVIALAKGKTDNFQNGFELDLITLDKLPLAFYNGLYAFGGWFSLNSVTEEVKNPNRTFPLAIISSMVTVTVCYVLVNMAYYTMMTPAELLQSDAVAVTFANRALHGMASVIPFLVALSCLGTLNGGIFGAPRMMFVGAREGHCPPIFSMIHIRRKTPLPAVLLMYPLTVLFLTSGDIYQLINFVSFSRWLFIALATTGMLIHRYRFPLHPRPFKAPVVIIITFTVVCFFIVGLSLYSDPWNTGWSCALTLGGVPLYYLTVNSFCLPSRWRRTFNSCSKKLQILLEVVQQEIKTY encoded by the exons ATGGATGggacaaaaacagagagagacgTGAAGAAGACGGAAGATGAGGTGGTGCACCTGCGGAGGGAGATCAACCTGGTGTCCGCGACGGCCTTCATCGTGGGCACCGTGGTGGGCAGCGGGATCTTCATCGCGCCTAAAGGCGTCCTGATGAACAGCGGCAGCGTGGGGCTCTCTCTGCTGGTGTGGGCTCTGTGTGGGATCCTCTCCATGTTTG GGGCCCTGTGCTACGCTGAACTAGGTACCACTTTTACAAAATCAGGGAGCCACTACACTTATCTACTGGAGACACTGGGACCGCTGCCTGCCTTCTTACGACTTACGACTGAATTCGTAATTATCAG ACCAGCTGTGACTTCCTACGTGGCCTTGGCTTTTGGTCGCTATGTGGTGGAGCCATTCTATACACCATGCACCGCTCCCACTGTGCTGGTCAAACTTGTCAGCATCCTCGCAGTGA CCTTTGTCGTGGCAGTCAACTGCTGGAGTGTGACCATGGCCACACGAACGCAGGTCCTCCTGACTGTCATTAAGATGTTTGCTCTTGTCCTCATCATCGTTCCTGGTGTCATTGCACTGGCTAAAG gaaaaacagacaatttcCAGAATGGTTTTGAGCTTGACTTAATAACATTGGACAAGCTGCCGCTGGCCTTCTATAATGGCCTTTATGCTTTTGGTGGATG GTTTTCACTGAACAGCGTTACAGAAGAAGTTAAAAACCCCAACAG AACTTTCCCACTGGCAATAATCAGCTCCATGGTGACAGTGACAGTCTGTTATGTACTTGTTAACATGGCGTACTACACCATGATGACGCCGGCCGAGCTGTTGCAGTCTGATGCTGTGGCTGTG ACATTTGCAAACCGTGCCCTTCATGGTATGGCGTCTGTGATTCCTTTTCTTGTGGCCTTGTCCTGCCTTGGAACACTTAACGGTGGCATATTTGGGGCACCCAG GATGATGTTTGTGGGAGCCAGAGAGGGTCACTGCCCTCCCATTTTTTCCATGATTCACATCCGCAGAAAGACGCCTTTACCGGCTGTGCTTCTAATG tACCCCTTGACAGTGTTGTTCTTAACCTCCGGAGACATTTACCAGCTCATCAACTTTGTCTCCTTTTCTCGCTGGTTGTTCATTGCCTTGGCAACCACAGGGATGCTCATCCATCGGTATCGCTTCCCTCTCCATCCAAGACCTTTcaag GCACCCGTGGTCATTATCATCACTTTTACAGTGGTTTGCTTCTTCATCGTGGGTCTGTCTTTGTATTCAGACCCCTGGAACACAGGGTGGAGCTGTGCTCTGACACTGGGCGGGGTCCCATTATATTATTTGACCGTCAACAGTTTTTGTTTACCATCGAGATGGAGACGCACCTTCA ACTCGTGCAGCAAGAAGCTGCAAATCCTCCTGGAGGTGGTCCAGCAGGAAATCAAGACGTACTGA